The Melospiza georgiana isolate bMelGeo1 chromosome 26, bMelGeo1.pri, whole genome shotgun sequence genome window below encodes:
- the CBARP gene encoding voltage-dependent calcium channel beta subunit-associated regulatory protein isoform X2, whose amino-acid sequence MSDDPTPWDNATESATAVPGEVSPQDGYVLLLALLSIFIGGTLVLLSGILIICRRCCEADRRHSRASDDPEKTNTTYLDDSQQAQDITGKAEDPECLSSSSYRDAESERFLSSSSSTARRVSFNEAALFDQGKKTQEKGRRYTLTEGDFHHLKNARLTHLHLPPPALKIVTIHECESSENSLAMTPRLPPPKPGLAIFQPPAGALPRPVLPSHAVGPSSALPGDTYNSTVDTSFTEASPSASSDSGEGPSFTAAPRSGKAAAGGSAGPGEPPQTPPQGTVLQFFTRLRRHASLDGASPYFRIKKWKLESTQRASSLDTRGSPKRRQFQRQRAASESMDQEDRDPHQTDIIQYIAHTDDVSFHPAGGPFLPSPASPPPSLGRLEPGEGGAGSPGEPSVPEQPSAYHDIWSLRASLELYAASERSNDQDSVRSDGGDSVSSASGVPPCPSPTLDEPEGPEEKFWARPKAEESEPGTRKLLQMDSGYASIEAPSRGGEEGPPKDQTASEKRICFTSAGRKGTIFESFEGREPEEEEEDEEEEEGGSSTLGAAGGGTHLRPHSPLAWSPYGQMFPGREGLPRRDYSIDEKTDALFNAFVRHDPQFDESPLRGKHRSRTHLRKQWQHTKQFSDPGVRYPALERHRTPLRRGDSANYPLDSRFHSPLPRIVSAGDEEAAEAADGVPPAPALPDPEIQVIVEEPGEAASEPKAGSEPPEDDDCPGSGRCLGLGSGSELMDKIAGGLEERLYGHLRRAAERESPECAVAVAASDASPDHSTV is encoded by the exons ATGAGCGATGACCCAACACCCTGGGACAACGCGACCGAGAGCGCCACG GCGGTGCCCGGCGAGGTGTCCCCGCAGGATGGGTACGTGCTGCTCCTCGCCCTGCTCTCCATCTTCATCGGGGGCACGCTGGTGCTGCTCTCGGGCATCCTGATCATCTGCCGCCGCTGCTGCGAGGCCGATCGCCGGCACTCCAG AGCCAGCGATGATCCTGAGAAAACCAACACCACTTACCTGGATGACTCGCAGCAGGCGCAGG ATATCACTGGTAAAGCAGAGGACCCCGAGTGCCTGTCGTCCTCCAGCTACCGGGATGCAGAGAGTGAGAGGTTCctgtcctccagctcctccactgCCCGGCGCGTCTCCTTCAACGAGGCCGCGCTCTTTGACCAGGGCAAGAAgacccaggagaagggcaggag GTACACGCTGACAGAGGGGGATTTCCACCACCTGAAGAACGCGCGCCTGACCCACCTGCACCTGCCGCCGCCTGCCCTCAAGATTGTCACCATCCACGAGTGTGAGTCCAGCGAGAACAGCCTGGCCATGACCCCCCGCCTGCCCCCGCCCAAGCCTGGCCTTGCCATCTTCCAG CcccctgcaggagccctgcccCGGCCAGTGCTGCCCAGCCATGCCGTgggccccagctctgccctgcccggggACACCTACAACTCCACGGTGGACACCAGCTTCACAGAGGCCAGCCCGTCCGCCTCCTCCGACTCCGGGGAGGGGCCTTCG ttcacagcagcacccaggagcGGGAAGGCGGCTGCGGGAGGCAGTGCCGGCCCCGGGGAGCCCCCCCAGACCCCCCCACAGGGCACCGTCCTGCAGTTCTTCACCCGCCTGCGCCGCCACGCCAGCCTGGACGGGGCCAGCCCCTACTTCAGGATCAAGAAGTGGAAGCTGGAGAGCACCCAGCGGGCGTCCAGCCTGGACACCAGAG GATCCCCCAAGCGTCGGCAGTTCCAGAGGCAGCGGGCGGCCAGCGAGAGCATGGACCAGGAGGACCGGGACCCGCACCAGACCGACATCATCCAGTACATTGCCCACACGGACGACGTGTCCTTCCACCCCGCGGGGGgccccttcctgccctcccccGCCAGCCCCCCACCCTCTCTCGGCAG GCTAGAGCCAGGCGAGGGGGGCGCGGGCAGCCCCGGCGAGCCCAGCGTGCCCGAGCAGCCCAGCGCCTACCACGACATCTGGAGCCTGCGCGCCTCGCTGGAGCTGTACGCGGCCTCGGAGCGCAGCAACGACCAGGACTCGGTGCGCAGCGACGGCGGGGACAGCGTGTCCTCCGCCAGCGGAGTGcccccctgcccttcccctaCCCTGGATGAGCCCGAAGGCCCCGAGGAGAAGTTCTGGGCTCGGCCCAAGGCGGAGGAGTCGGAGCCCGGCACACGCAAGCTGCTGCAGATGGACAGCGGCTACGCCTCCATCGAGGCGCCCAGCCGGGGGGGCGAGGAGGGTCCCCCCAAGGACCAGACAGCCTCCGAGAAGCGCATTTGCTTCACCAGCGCCGGGCGGAAAGGAACCATCTTCGAGAGCTTCGAGGGCCGGGAgccggaggaggaggaggaagatgaggaagaggaggagggcgggagcagcaccctgggcgCAGCGGGTGGGGGGACACACCTCcgtccccacagccccctggCCTGGTCCCCGTACGGGCAGATGTTCCCGGGCCGGGAGGGGCTGCCCCGGCGGGATTACAGCATCGACGAGAAGACGGACGCGCTGTTCAACGCCTTCGTGCGCCACGACCCCCAGTTCGACGAGTCCCCGCTGCGGGGCAAGCACCGCTCCCGCACCCACCTGCGCAAGCAGTGGCAGCACACGAAGCAGTTCAGCGACCCCGGCGTGCGGTACCCGGCGCTGGAGCGGCACCGGACGCCCCTGCGCCGCGGCGACAGCGCCAATTACCCGCTGGACTCGCGGTTCCACAGCCCCCTGCCCCGCATCGTCAGCGCCGGCGATGAGGAGGCGGCGGAGGCGGCCGATGGGGTCCCCCCTGCCCCGGCGCTGCCGGACCCCGAGATCCAGGTGATCGTGGAGGAGCCCGGAGAGGCGGCCTCCGAGCCCAAGGCgggctctgagccccctgagGACGATGACTGCCCCGGCTCCGGGAGGTGCTTGGGGCTGGGCTCCGGCTCGGAGCTGATGGACAAGATCGCGGGCGGCCTGGAGGAGCGGCTCTATGGACACCTGAGGAGAGCGGCCGAGAGGGAGAGCCCCGAGTGCGCCGTGGCCGTGGCTGCCAGCGATGCCTCCCCCGACCACAGCACGGTCTAG
- the CBARP gene encoding voltage-dependent calcium channel beta subunit-associated regulatory protein isoform X1, producing MSDDPTPWDNATESATPLGPGQAVPGEVSPQDGYVLLLALLSIFIGGTLVLLSGILIICRRCCEADRRHSRASDDPEKTNTTYLDDSQQAQDITGKAEDPECLSSSSYRDAESERFLSSSSSTARRVSFNEAALFDQGKKTQEKGRRYTLTEGDFHHLKNARLTHLHLPPPALKIVTIHECESSENSLAMTPRLPPPKPGLAIFQPPAGALPRPVLPSHAVGPSSALPGDTYNSTVDTSFTEASPSASSDSGEGPSFTAAPRSGKAAAGGSAGPGEPPQTPPQGTVLQFFTRLRRHASLDGASPYFRIKKWKLESTQRASSLDTRGSPKRRQFQRQRAASESMDQEDRDPHQTDIIQYIAHTDDVSFHPAGGPFLPSPASPPPSLGRLEPGEGGAGSPGEPSVPEQPSAYHDIWSLRASLELYAASERSNDQDSVRSDGGDSVSSASGVPPCPSPTLDEPEGPEEKFWARPKAEESEPGTRKLLQMDSGYASIEAPSRGGEEGPPKDQTASEKRICFTSAGRKGTIFESFEGREPEEEEEDEEEEEGGSSTLGAAGGGTHLRPHSPLAWSPYGQMFPGREGLPRRDYSIDEKTDALFNAFVRHDPQFDESPLRGKHRSRTHLRKQWQHTKQFSDPGVRYPALERHRTPLRRGDSANYPLDSRFHSPLPRIVSAGDEEAAEAADGVPPAPALPDPEIQVIVEEPGEAASEPKAGSEPPEDDDCPGSGRCLGLGSGSELMDKIAGGLEERLYGHLRRAAERESPECAVAVAASDASPDHSTV from the exons ATGAGCGATGACCCAACACCCTGGGACAACGCGACCGAGAGCGCCACG CCCCTCGGCCCCGGGCAGGCGGTGCCCGGCGAGGTGTCCCCGCAGGATGGGTACGTGCTGCTCCTCGCCCTGCTCTCCATCTTCATCGGGGGCACGCTGGTGCTGCTCTCGGGCATCCTGATCATCTGCCGCCGCTGCTGCGAGGCCGATCGCCGGCACTCCAG AGCCAGCGATGATCCTGAGAAAACCAACACCACTTACCTGGATGACTCGCAGCAGGCGCAGG ATATCACTGGTAAAGCAGAGGACCCCGAGTGCCTGTCGTCCTCCAGCTACCGGGATGCAGAGAGTGAGAGGTTCctgtcctccagctcctccactgCCCGGCGCGTCTCCTTCAACGAGGCCGCGCTCTTTGACCAGGGCAAGAAgacccaggagaagggcaggag GTACACGCTGACAGAGGGGGATTTCCACCACCTGAAGAACGCGCGCCTGACCCACCTGCACCTGCCGCCGCCTGCCCTCAAGATTGTCACCATCCACGAGTGTGAGTCCAGCGAGAACAGCCTGGCCATGACCCCCCGCCTGCCCCCGCCCAAGCCTGGCCTTGCCATCTTCCAG CcccctgcaggagccctgcccCGGCCAGTGCTGCCCAGCCATGCCGTgggccccagctctgccctgcccggggACACCTACAACTCCACGGTGGACACCAGCTTCACAGAGGCCAGCCCGTCCGCCTCCTCCGACTCCGGGGAGGGGCCTTCG ttcacagcagcacccaggagcGGGAAGGCGGCTGCGGGAGGCAGTGCCGGCCCCGGGGAGCCCCCCCAGACCCCCCCACAGGGCACCGTCCTGCAGTTCTTCACCCGCCTGCGCCGCCACGCCAGCCTGGACGGGGCCAGCCCCTACTTCAGGATCAAGAAGTGGAAGCTGGAGAGCACCCAGCGGGCGTCCAGCCTGGACACCAGAG GATCCCCCAAGCGTCGGCAGTTCCAGAGGCAGCGGGCGGCCAGCGAGAGCATGGACCAGGAGGACCGGGACCCGCACCAGACCGACATCATCCAGTACATTGCCCACACGGACGACGTGTCCTTCCACCCCGCGGGGGgccccttcctgccctcccccGCCAGCCCCCCACCCTCTCTCGGCAG GCTAGAGCCAGGCGAGGGGGGCGCGGGCAGCCCCGGCGAGCCCAGCGTGCCCGAGCAGCCCAGCGCCTACCACGACATCTGGAGCCTGCGCGCCTCGCTGGAGCTGTACGCGGCCTCGGAGCGCAGCAACGACCAGGACTCGGTGCGCAGCGACGGCGGGGACAGCGTGTCCTCCGCCAGCGGAGTGcccccctgcccttcccctaCCCTGGATGAGCCCGAAGGCCCCGAGGAGAAGTTCTGGGCTCGGCCCAAGGCGGAGGAGTCGGAGCCCGGCACACGCAAGCTGCTGCAGATGGACAGCGGCTACGCCTCCATCGAGGCGCCCAGCCGGGGGGGCGAGGAGGGTCCCCCCAAGGACCAGACAGCCTCCGAGAAGCGCATTTGCTTCACCAGCGCCGGGCGGAAAGGAACCATCTTCGAGAGCTTCGAGGGCCGGGAgccggaggaggaggaggaagatgaggaagaggaggagggcgggagcagcaccctgggcgCAGCGGGTGGGGGGACACACCTCcgtccccacagccccctggCCTGGTCCCCGTACGGGCAGATGTTCCCGGGCCGGGAGGGGCTGCCCCGGCGGGATTACAGCATCGACGAGAAGACGGACGCGCTGTTCAACGCCTTCGTGCGCCACGACCCCCAGTTCGACGAGTCCCCGCTGCGGGGCAAGCACCGCTCCCGCACCCACCTGCGCAAGCAGTGGCAGCACACGAAGCAGTTCAGCGACCCCGGCGTGCGGTACCCGGCGCTGGAGCGGCACCGGACGCCCCTGCGCCGCGGCGACAGCGCCAATTACCCGCTGGACTCGCGGTTCCACAGCCCCCTGCCCCGCATCGTCAGCGCCGGCGATGAGGAGGCGGCGGAGGCGGCCGATGGGGTCCCCCCTGCCCCGGCGCTGCCGGACCCCGAGATCCAGGTGATCGTGGAGGAGCCCGGAGAGGCGGCCTCCGAGCCCAAGGCgggctctgagccccctgagGACGATGACTGCCCCGGCTCCGGGAGGTGCTTGGGGCTGGGCTCCGGCTCGGAGCTGATGGACAAGATCGCGGGCGGCCTGGAGGAGCGGCTCTATGGACACCTGAGGAGAGCGGCCGAGAGGGAGAGCCCCGAGTGCGCCGTGGCCGTGGCTGCCAGCGATGCCTCCCCCGACCACAGCACGGTCTAG
- the ATP5F1D gene encoding ATP synthase subunit delta, mitochondrial gives MAAMFCARRFLRLARPSLPLPPSRGYADPAAGGPAAMAFTFASPTQVFYNGANVKQVDVPTLTGSFGILASHVPTLQVLRPGVVTVHAEDGTATKYFVSSGSVTVHADSTVQVLAEEAVTMDMLDLATAKSNLEKAVSEMAAASDEAAKAEAQIKVEANEALVKALE, from the exons atGGCCGCGATGTTCTGCGCCCGCCGCTTCCTCCGCCTCGCCCGCCCCTCGCTGCCGCTGCCGCCCAGCCGCGGCTATGCCGATCCCGCCGCCGGCGGCCCCGCTGCCATGGCCTTCACCTTCGCCTCACCCACACAG GTGTTCTACAACGGTGCCAACGTGAAGCAGGTGGATGTGCCCACGCTGACGGGCTCCTTTGGCATCCTGGCATCCCACGTCCCCAcgctccaggtgctccggccgGGCGTTGTCACAGTCCACGCCGAGGATGGGACGGCCACCAAGTACTTTG TGAGCAGTGGCTCTGTCACTGTCCACGCCGACTCCACGGTGCaggtgctggcagaggaggcagTGACCATGGACATGCTGGACCTGGCT ACTGCAAAATCCAACCTGGAGAAAGCTGTGTCAGAGATGGCAGCAGCGTCTGATGAAGCTGCTAAAGCAGAAGCTCAGATTAAGGTAGAAGCTAACGAAGCCCTGGTGAAGGCTCTGGAGTAA